Proteins encoded in a region of the Halarcobacter mediterraneus genome:
- a CDS encoding bactofilin family protein: MGIFGKANKRATQNGATVIAQGTCIIGGISTEGTVHIDGKFEGVILEADVISIGKTGEVIGDIKANNLIVSGLLDGKIDCNEVQILATGKVIGNMKYNELSIEEDGKFEGQGVRKGSKLKSRYDEIENKLNNIIITPSHQIEHEA; the protein is encoded by the coding sequence GTGGGAATCTTTGGTAAAGCTAATAAGCGAGCAACACAAAATGGTGCTACAGTAATTGCTCAAGGCACTTGTATTATTGGTGGAATTTCTACAGAAGGCACAGTTCATATTGATGGTAAGTTTGAAGGTGTTATTTTAGAAGCAGATGTTATTTCAATTGGAAAAACAGGTGAAGTAATAGGTGATATAAAAGCGAATAATCTAATTGTTAGTGGACTATTAGATGGTAAAATTGATTGCAATGAAGTACAGATTCTTGCTACTGGTAAAGTAATAGGAAATATGAAATACAATGAACTTAGTATTGAAGAAGATGGAAAATTTGAAGGTCAAGGAGTAAGAAAAGGCTCTAAACTAAAAAGTAGATACGATGAAATTGAAAATAAACTTAACAATATTATAATAACACCTTCTCATCAAATTGAGCATGAAGCATAA
- a CDS encoding M23 family metallopeptidase yields MKNRLIITVSDVHGTKAYNVHQIIKKLLVFIILFVVIVIGGGSWFINNLSDRLETLKTQKEIEINSREKQINVLTQKEEKLQAQNQFYSLQIKSKVEDIDALSSKLDDIEAMIGLKDEKIEQLTRETLDSISDNTKYFTLLTIPNGSPLKNTRVTSPYGYRIHPITKKKKFHRGIDLRAKMRTPVKATANGVVVYVRSRDIGGFGRVIKVQHSFGFMTIYAHLNKTEVKLGDVIRKGQVIGLSGNSGTSSGAHLHYEVRYGGKILDPKDFIKWNFKNYDKIFSKQRRVKWESLVKLISEQHKMVLQ; encoded by the coding sequence ATTATAAAAAAACTTCTTGTTTTTATTATTCTTTTTGTTGTAATAGTTATAGGTGGTGGGTCTTGGTTTATAAATAATTTAAGTGATAGATTAGAAACTTTAAAAACCCAAAAAGAAATAGAAATAAATAGTAGAGAAAAACAGATAAATGTTCTTACACAGAAAGAAGAAAAATTACAAGCTCAAAATCAGTTCTATTCATTACAGATAAAAAGTAAAGTTGAAGATATTGATGCTCTTAGTTCTAAATTAGATGATATAGAAGCAATGATTGGATTAAAAGATGAAAAAATAGAGCAACTTACTAGAGAAACTTTAGATTCTATAAGTGATAATACAAAATATTTCACTTTATTAACTATTCCAAATGGAAGTCCTTTAAAAAATACTAGAGTAACTTCTCCTTATGGATATAGAATACATCCAATTACAAAAAAGAAAAAATTTCATAGGGGAATTGACTTAAGAGCTAAAATGAGAACACCTGTAAAAGCTACTGCAAACGGAGTTGTTGTTTATGTTCGTTCAAGAGATATTGGAGGTTTTGGTAGAGTTATAAAAGTTCAACACAGTTTTGGCTTTATGACAATATATGCTCACTTAAATAAAACAGAAGTAAAACTTGGTGATGTAATTAGAAAAGGTCAAGTAATAGGTTTGAGTGGAAATAGTGGAACAAGTAGTGGGGCACATCTACACTATGAAGTAAGATATGGTGGGAAAATATTAGACCCAAAAGATTTTATAAAGTGGAATTTTAAAAATTATGATAAAATCTTTAGTAAACAAAGGAGAGTTAAGTGGGAATCTTTGGTAAAGCTAATAAGCGAGCAACACAAAATGGTGCTACAGTAA